Proteins from a single region of Oryza brachyantha chromosome 6, ObraRS2, whole genome shotgun sequence:
- the LOC107304353 gene encoding uncharacterized protein LOC107304353, giving the protein MRRAPFFWLCNLFRERELLRDNIHSSVEEQVAMFLLVVGHNHRFRAMQPTFRRSIETISRYFKEVLYAVGELRNEMIKPPSTETNLKISSNGRFNPYFKDCIGAIDGTHVLARVPAAMSAAFRGRKKEITQNVMAAVDFGLRFTYVLAGWEGSAHDALILADALERDDGLSVPAGKYYLVDAGYVARPGFLPPYRGTRYHLKEFHSRNYPRNSRELFNLRHSSLRVTIERAFGALKNSFKILYSKPFHPYKTQVKLVLACCILHNWILQFGNDQHVPLEAEWRANDRDEDDPGDIEEDNRGMAQIRDDIATDMMAEAASGNGGQGGHQVALRWTSYMSSFMLKKIVELIAEGVRTDKGFKEVQLNQVARSLSDHYGLDISGTQVYNHLRKWRQRWVRITRLKDISGALWDDQNSTIVLEDEHYIGHVKDHPKDAEFLNVPLENYTQMATIFSNGQATGKYAMGSNEALGKPADMAESDLGPLDGTIGYGIAGGMAGPECGTAAQGSGVGPARDGFVPTNDLTGGGSSSDRKRKKTHAVVEGEAALITNMTKSVREVAAAIRATTHTEVHPELSDSVLNLPGFTEDQLELVLTYLTNNKATSLVYI; this is encoded by the exons ATGAGAAGAGCCCCTTTTTTTTGGCTGTGTAACTTGTTCCGAGAAAGAGAACTATTGCGGGACAATATACATAGCTCAGTGGAAGAACAAGTTGCCATGTTTCTCCTTGTTGTAGGCCACAATCATAGATTTAGAGCTATGCAGCCAACATTTAGGAGGTCAATTGAAACTATTAGTAGATACTTCAAGGAGGTATTATATGCTGTTGGTGAGCTACGAAATGAGATGATAAAACCACCATCAACCGAGACcaatttgaaaatttcatcCAATGGGAGATTCAACCCTTAtttcaag GATTGCATTGGTGCAATAGACGGGACTCATGTGCTTGCTCGAGTACCAGCTGCAATGTCTGCTGCCTTTAGGGGTAGGAAGAAGGAAATAACCCAGAATGTAATGGCTGCAGTGGATTTTGGCCTTAGATTTACCTACGTACTTGCTGGGTGGGAAGGATCTGCACATGATGCCCTCATACTTGCAGATGCCTTGGAAAGGGATGATGGTCTTAGTGTCCCAGCAG GGAAATACTATCTCGTTGACGCTGGATATGTTGCTAGACCGGGGTTTCTTCCACCATACCGTGGCACTAGATACCATTTGAAGGAGTTTCATAGCAGAAACTATCCTCGCAATTCGAGAGAGTTGTTTAATCTAAGACATTCCTCTTTAAGGGTCACGATCGAGCGAGCATTTGGCGCCCTCAAAAACAGCTTCAAGATACTATATAGCAAGCCTTTCCATCCATACAAGACCCAAGTAAAGTTAGTTCTTGCGTGCTGCATACTTCATAATTGGATACTTCAGTTTGGGAACGATCAGCATGTGCCATTAGAGGCTGAATGGCGTGCAAATGATAGGGATGAAGATGACCCAGGTGACATAGAGGAAGACAATAGGGGAATGGCACAAATTAGAGATGACATAGCCACTGATAT GATGGCTGAGGCTGCTAGTGGGAATGGTGGCCAAGGTGGACACCAGGTAGCCTTGCGTTGGACAAGCTACATGTCAAGttttatgctaaaaaaaattgttgaacTTATAGCAGAGGGTGTAAGGACTGACAAGGGTTTCAAGGAAGTTCAACTGAACCAAGTGGCTAGATCTTTATCTGATCACTATGGCCTTGACATTAGTGGAACCCAGGTTTATAACCATCTTCGCAAATGGCGTCAACGGTGGGTGCGTATCACTAGGCTTAAAGACATCAGTGGGGCTCTGTGGGATGATCAAAACTCAACAATTGTCCTAGAAGATGAGCACTACATAGGACATGTCAAG GACCACCCTAAGGATGCCGAGTTTCTCAATGTGCCCCTTGAGAACTATACACAAATGGCAACCATTTTTTCCAATGGGCAAGCTACAGGAAAGTATGCCATGGGGTCAAATGAAGCTCTTGGAAAACCTGCTGACATGGCTGAAAGTGATCTTGGTCCTCTTGATGGGACTATTGGGTATGGTATTGCTGGAGGTATGGCTGGTCCTGAATGTGGCACCGCTGCTCAAGGAAGTGGAGTTGGGCCTGCTCGTGACGGATTTGTTCCCACGAATGACCTCACAGGAGGAGGATCTAGCTCAGataggaagagaaagaaaacccaTGCTGTTGTCGAAGGTGAGGCTGCTCTCATCACCAACATGACAAAATCTGTGCGTGAGGTGGCTGCAGCAATACGTGCTACTACTCATACGGAGGTGCACCCTGAGCTGTCTGATTCAGTGCTAAATCTTCCTGGTTTTACAGAGGATCAGCTAGAGCTTGTTCTAACTTATCTGACTAACAACAAGGCAACAAGTCTTGTATACATTTAG